TGTCTTACAAAAGATGACGGAGACCCTTATGATGATCCAGAGAGGTACAGTATGATGACTCGTCCAGATATTGCTTTTGCAGTAAGCGTTGTAAGTCAGTTCATGTCTGCACTTACGGTGAAACATTGGGCCACTCTAGAATAAATTCTATGTTATCTAAAAGGGAATCATGGACTCGATACACTCTACAGATATCATAGGCATACTGCACTTGAGTGTTTTTCTAATGCTGACTGGGCATGatccaaaagtgatagaaggtcgACTACTGGCTACTATGTATTTATTGAAGGAAACCTAGTGTATTGGAAAAGTAAAaagcaaaatgtggtatccAGATCCAGTCCTGAGTCAGAATACAGGGCCATGACTCAATCTACTTGTGAGATTATGTGGATAAATCAtctgctgaaggaagttggtaTGAATGTTGCATCACCTGCGAAACGTTGGTATAATAATTAGGCTGCTCTTCACATTGATTCCAATCCAGTATACCATGAGCGGACTAAACATATTGAAATTGATTGTTATTTCATTCGTGAGAAAAgttaagaaaatttaatctccaCCAGTTATGTGAAGACAGGAGAGCAACTGTGTGATCTAatcaccaaaattttaaatgtatctcgaatagaatatatttttaacaagttggacatgataAACATCTATCATTTAACTTGAGGGAAGTGTTAGTGTGTGAACATAATCTGTACATAATTATAGGAGATTACGTGATTATAGcctaattgattgatagaggaTTATTAGGATTGCCTTAATAAGACCTTGTAATTTGTATATATACCCATTTATTTCAatggaaaaatatattgaaattacCCAATTATTCCTTATCTTGTTACAAATACATTtaactaaaaaaagaaaaatcaatgaGCTCCAATTTAATGATGTCTCgaattgtttttaaaattatgatgtCTTGAATTCAAATTCCAATTAGACTAATTGTATAGAAAAAGGTGAAAGTTATACATACCTTAGTAAAGGAATCCCAAGAGTTGTGGTTTCACCCATAGCCTTGAGGAGTTCATGACACTCGGGAAATACTTTAATTCCTTTGTGATGATCACTtccaaatattatttttgaggCAATATAAGTAGTGAAGATTCTCACATGCTCATCCACCACTATATCAATGATTCCACCCTCACTTTCTCTGTCTATTATCTTCTCCCATGCTTTAACTAGCATACTACCAGATTCCACCATCAGATTCACCATATTctgtatataataaatattatttttttattaaagcaaataattttaaatatttgtttaTCAACTAGTTTTACTCAGCCTGACAAGTAAAATCCATAAATTTAATTACCTTAACCTTGTGCATGTAGAGTTGAGGGGCAATGGTCTTTCTTTGATGATACCAAACATCACCGTTTGCAGTATTAAGGCCCTTGCCTAAGAGAACTCCCCTGTCATTTTGTAGATAAGCTGGTTTTCCAAGTTCACATGATGTGAACAGATTTATTTCTCTCACTATGCTCAGATTATTCACGTACAACAATTGTATTCCACCAACTGCAAACTTGAATAACTTACCTGTCATAAGTAATGAACATAACTAGGAGTTAACGAAAGAGAATTGATTTAGCATCTGAAATCTTAAACTCGAATgttaataaaaactaaaaatatatgaaaaagggGAAATTAATATGTATGAAATACCATAGTTTTTGGTCCAATGCTTGAGATAGGGTAAGACAATTAAGGGACCATCTATCTGTGGAGTTTCAGAATTTTGAGAAACCATTCTCTCCATTTCTGGTATGTTTCCCAGCAGCAGAGAAGGTGGAGGACCTTTGATTCCTTGCTCTCTAAACAGCTTATTAGTTTTATAGCTCTCATGCTTCAACCACGCCACATAACATAAACAAATGACGAGAAAACTCCATAAAAGAAACATCATAGACTGAAGCATTGATAGAAATTTACACCCCAACTGTGTTGCTGGATTCATGGACGTGGCTCTTTAAATATCTGCAAGTGATAAATATCTCAGATATATATCATTTGCATGTGATAAATGTCTACTAAAAATAAATGCAGAATTatcttatttatatataacaaaattatgaaaaaaaaaattgtttttcttaaattattaaaaatttaaatctttttgATTTctggttatttttatttttttacttttaatctaAGCCTGTACATGAAATATAAAAagtttacataaaaaatatattaagtattagttttatttgttaaatctaTAAATTTATGTTTACTCATAATTAACGGTTAATTATAtgcaaattttaataataattaattaatattatatatatcatTATTTGTTGCAAGTGTTTTGCAAAACTCACACAAAAACAATGTTTGGTTTTGGATATTCTGAAAATCCAAAATTCTTAAACCTAGCTAAGCCTATGGAGCTTTTCAAATTATGGTGCCTTTAAGGTTTGTGGCACACGTGGGAGAAGAAAATCAGATCAAAATGAGAACAAAACTACTAGAGGAAATGCAAAAAGAGGTGCAAAGGAAATGAAAACTATTGATTGTATTGTTTTTGTACAATTGATTTGAAACGGGATCACTGATACTCCGTAAAGAGTTTTAACATTAAAACaggataatatatattttatcagaaatttaaatcaatatcatttgattaaaaTAAGATGATTAATATTCTGTCAAGAGTTTTAAcattaaaaagaataatttatatattaagaatttaaataaatatcgtttaattaaaataaaattaaaaaaattaaacattaaaattttttataaaattctcaaaaatttttaagttttgagACGGATAAAAAaagaactatttataatagcgaaaatttttagtgaaaatttatgaaaaaatttaaaaataattaaaatataaagttaacACTTGAATGATAGAATTTAGATATACAGTCTTTTGTCGAATTTATGAATGTCATCCgtctttgaatttttttttctttaaaaaatctatGGTGGGTTTAAGTTAAACACTTTTCTTTATCACTTGAATTCGATCTaaatcttttataaaatttaagtttaattacTCTGCatcatgaattttaaatattattaaatgtaaatttttcaaaaattttaaattttagacatattattaaattttgtttatgtatgtattaaatcttattattaaatcgaatcaaattaaattaaaaaattaattttaaaaaaaattaaaaacaaatccAACCAaaccataaataaataaattcaaaaacaaGATAGGATTTGTAAAGCTATAgccataaataaattcaaaagcaaaaaaacaaaaaagaaaaatgctaGCGAAGGCTACAGTGCTCCCCATGAGTTTATTAGGAGGTGTTTTGATATTTTCAAGCCATGTCGGGTCAACTATAGCATCTCATTAATTTGACATGATGTGTTTAGCTCTATAATTTTGTATGGCAGCTATAGCTTTTAAATTTCTATGACCGACGCTTCTCCCTCGTTTAATTAGCGTTTCAACTTTTCCGCTTTTATAGCCGATAAGTTATTAATTCACGGTATCCTATTATAGAAATACAATAGCAtccataattataattaaggtATGcagtaaattgaaaaaattaattaaattaaattaaaattttaatttaattttttatttattttaattcaattgaatttaattttttttttttcgaattgGGGGTTGGGGGATTCGAACCTGAAACCTTCTCAGGTTTACACGGATGCACTTATCACCAGGCTAAGCCTGTGAGtgcaattgaatttaatttttaattttaaaaattttaattattttaattcagtttaattttaattaaaaaaataaaaaattaaattgaactaattaataataataatatattatttttaataatacagaaagattaaattatattaaaattaaaatattttaattaaattttaatatattaaaaataaaatttaaaaaataaaaaatttattaaaaatttaaattgatgaaatcgaatcaaattgaatctgACCTGTTCAGTTTTATTCGATTTCCGATCAAAAccaattcagttcaatttttataaatactaaaattttgatttttgatttattcatttcgattcgattttgaatcaaattgaccgaatgctcactcttaattataatatttatttagtttattttataaaaaatatttttatattattttaatatttaatatatttaaaaattttaattaataaaaattaaattatttttaaaaaataaaatctattcacattttaaaatttttattatgatttctatataaatttattaatatattttatttttaaataaattatattattaaaaaatattgtttaaaaaatatttttaataaaaaaaattttcaaatataaattatttttagtaaatGAACCAAGCCTTAGATTTGAAGGAATGGAACACAATTTATATCATATAAATTTTCAACAAAATATTgaacataaaattataaaataacacaATTTTCATACAATAATACCATGATTGTTCATTTTTCATGTTGAGCGCCATAGTTTTAATAAACCACTCTCAGTTAGAAGTCGTTGGGGCTGGAAAAATACTTGGAAACTTGTCAAAGTTATAAAATGCCAAGAAGAAAGCTAGGGTTGTGAAAAGCCAATGAGCTAAAAAACGCTCGGAAGCTCATCAATgttgtaaaaatataaagaaactcGTCAAGTCTCTAAAAGGCTAGGAAGACCGTAAGGGATGTAAAAAGACAAGGAGCTCGTTAAGGCTACAAAAATACACGGAAACCCATCATGGCTATAAAAGGCTAAGAAGTTCGCTAGGGGTGTAAAAGGTTAAAAAGCTCATAAGGACTAGAAAATGCCTGAAAGCTCGTCAAGAAAGGAGAAAGCATGTCAGGGCTAGGAAATGCCTATAAGCTCGGAAGCACGTCAAGGCTATAAAATGCTCGTAAGCTCATCAAGACATTGCTATATCACTCAGATTGATTTTTGCTAGACAAGATCTTGGACCTGACTGGTCGGTAGGGcaagtaagaagaaagcaaggacatCATATGCTCAACTCGAACAAACAAGCCACATACCCCATATCATGAAGACAACTGTCACCTTCGAATCTAATGAACCAGAAGTTGCAGGCTACTCTCCAGCAGTACAAGACTTGGGGGGAGGTGTCAGTCATGGCTCTCAGGGAAAGGAAAGAAGTCCTTGTCGCCACACCGAGGACTCATACAGAGGCAATTAAAAGACGGTTCGAAGGGAATTCCGAGGTTGAAGAAAATGAAGTAGACAATACTCCGAAAGGTGTGGACTAGAAGCTAGTACGGGCTGTtcaaaggtaccaaaaggaacAAGATGAGGACTTTGGCATGAAGGATGCCTCACCTCTTTTAGAGGAAATTTTGGTAGAAACTTTCCCAACCAAGTTTAAGCTACCTTGCTTGGACAAATATGGTGGAACTGCAGATCCCAATAGCCACATGGCGATCTTCAAGGCGACCATATAGCTTCAAGATGTCAACGATTTTGTGTTATGCTGAGTGTTTCCATTAATGCTCACAGAtttggctcagaaatggtaTCAACATCCGAGCCCATATTTGATTCAAAACTTTATGCAGTTCGCTACATTATTTAAATCTCAATTTATTACTTATATACCTCCCAAAAACTCTCCTCTAACTTGCGAAAGATCCAccaaggagagggcgagtctttaatGAGCATCGTCTCATGTTTCAATACAGAAGCAATACAAgtggaaaaattaaatcatgagatagcatgtgaagcattGAAGAAAGGGACACATAACGCCAACTTTATGGATTCCCTAATCAAGAACCTAGTAGCTACGTACCAACAGCTAATGAAAAAAGCCAGAAAATGCATCAGGCTGGATGACGAGGTCCAAGCATTGAGAGAGGACAAAAGGGCAGGCTAAAAGCAAAATCGAAAGTCGGAGGGGCGAGGATATGAAGAAGACCACAGAAGCTACCAAGTCTCCCAGAGTAGGGATGATTAAAGTAAGTACAAGGATCATACTCCGTTGGATGATTCATGAACACGTATTTTAATGTGGATTAGGAAGAACGATAAGGAGGTCAGATGGCCTACTAAGCTCAATCTAGAGAGAGTCGGAAAGAGAGATTGGACCAAGTGATGTTGCTTTCATGAACACCACGGGCATACGACAAAAGAGGGAAAAAAGTTGAAAGACAAGATTGAGAGATTAATAAAGGACAACAAACTCGAAAAATTTGTCAAAAAGAGGAGGAAAgagaggagatctaaactcgaGGCAACAACTCATGAGACCACCCCTGACAAAAAACCTATGGGGATTATTATGTAATTGCAGAAGGACCTAGTGATTCTAAGGAAGCCAAGAGATCACTCCAACCCAAAATTACGCagtggaaaaaaaaatctttatttcCCTTTTTAGGATTTGAGTGCTTCATTTAATTCGAAATAAAGGATAAAGAGGCTAATCTTTTAGACTTGATGAAAAGAAACTGTTTCGGACTGATGGTGTTACTTctgaaacgaacaccctcaatggtatccacacaaacGTTTCCAtctggagtgctagctctctgaaCGGATGGATTAGCTATGTGCTCCAAATTTGCAACCCCAGAAAACGATTACAAAAAACCTTTTTAAAAGAAAACGAAAAGattttttatctgtaacagttacaaatGGGCTACAGATCTtttgaatattattatcttataataataacaaataattaatattaataataataacatctttattaatattattattaattatactaaggGCTCTTAGCACATTAAtataacatagcacatcaatgacgttcttttgtgtgtgacctaataggctcatattaattggtaaTAAGTCAAATCCAATAAAGTTCATAAATTATAAGCGGCATCTAACAAGacgttatgactacccaattaatatgagaatcgatagtccaataaagtctaataaacaaaacatgtattaatccctttatcacacaatatctagtttgaatataaatcatggtcaatgtcaaacttataatattcaaacttatgatttctcgatctctaagtagactgataaaaccaaatgatattgattacaTTATCGATTTatttgagcacgaccatgcatttctcagtctcacttatcgaggggcctagaagatatctctctcaaagcgagaaataaattctatcttgaatgttcaatatcctctacataatttctattatactcaatcataacctttatgattatccgattaaagacaatgtttggttatgtcaaaatataacagtccttatgttggaaattatgacaatctcaagtcaaataattaaaatataaatatattgagattcacttatgacaataatcaATGTAGTAATCTCAATGTGtatgtatgattattgatttatatcacttatgtcaaaatataacagtccttatgtatgattattgatttatatcaacatacacataatcatctcatgattatcaattaataaccatactagtcatattttattattatcatcataataataagtaactaggatgttaattattattatgtaacctgcaaacaaataataatgataataaaaatatcttttattgataaacaaaataacatataaaaaggtGCAAGATAATAGtgtagggcaaatacactaaccgTCATGATAAGAGAAAATAAGCAAATCACAGAAGGTGTAACGGATGGTCTGGTAAGCAGGGTGAAAACTGGAAGGGACTCTTTAAGGTCTCAAAGGTTATTCGCCCAGGGTCTTATATGCTGGCCAAATTAGATGGTCGAATCATGGAGAATTtgtaatttgagaaaattttattaataacagttAACGaagtatttttctttcatgtgtTGTGATTCAGTGACAAGAATCGATGGATTGCCTTCTTCAAAAAGTTTAAAGAGCACTCATCAAAGACCAAGCGTCTGACCCATATAAATAAAGCTTCTAGGCCAATAAGTCAAAAATCTGTCAGGCCAGAAATCTGGGCATTGGACTGCAGAAATATAAACAAAAGCTTCTAGGCCAATAAGTCGATAATCCTTTAGGCTATAAGTTCAAGCGTTGAATtgcaaaaatataaataaaagcttATAGACCAAAAAGTTGAAAATCTGTCAGGCGAGAAGTCCGGGTGTTGGACCgtgaaaatataaacaaaagttTCTAGGCCAATAAGTCAGGAATCTGTTAGGCTGAAAGACCGAGTATCGGacccatataaaaaaaatattctaggCCATAAGTCGAGAATCCGTCAGGCCAGAGGACCGGGCATTGGACCCATTAAACAAAGGCTTTGATGCCAGACCATAAGTCAGAAATCTTTTAGGCCAGAAGACCAAGTGTTAGCCCCATTttataagatatttttataacatttcaTGATAAGTCTCAAGGCGGGAATACGCCAGGCTGATCAACCAAGTATTGGTCTCATTTCACGAGAAGTTTCTAATGCATTTAATGCCAAACCTCAAGGTGGGTATAAGGCAGGCCGACCTACTGAGTATTAGTTCCGCTTCACGAAAAGTTTTCAAGGCATTTAATGTCAGGCAGCAAAGCGGATATACGCTAGGCTGGCCTATCGGATGTTAGTCTCGAGatgtttctaaggcatttgataccAGGTCGCAAAGTGGGTATATTCTAGGCTAATCTACCGGGTGTTATTCCTATttcacaagaagtttctaaggcatttaatgccCAGGCCTCAAGGCGGGTATGAACTAGATCATACGATTAAAAACATTGGTCCCATCTCACAATGAGAATCACAAGCATATGTCGCTTCTCTTATAATTACTTCCGAAGATTTAGTACTTTTTGCAAAAGAGAAAAGCCCATTATAGGCGGACGAGACTTTTTGACGATTGACGAAGGCAGGACGGGCTACCAAGTGAGCAAATGAAGTTTGCAAGGAGCTTGCAAGGACTAGAAAAATTTCCAGAAACTTGTTAGGGCTAGAAAACGCACAGAACCTCAATAGAGCTGGAAAAGGCTAAGGAGCTCATTAAGGCTAAAAAATGCTCGGAAAATTGTTAAGGCAAGAAAATgcctaattatttaattatttatgaagtctaattaaaataaaaaataatacattcCGCGTAATTGTTTGCACAAATTCATAAatcaaaaacaatataaatttaagaaattaaaatttcaaatcagATAAtacattctaaatttttttacaaaatcaaGAAATCTCATCTAGACAAATACAAATCATAGAAACCCAAATTGATAAATTCTATATAAATCCAAATAAATAAAGAGTCAAAATAAAGTAAATCTAGATCGAATCCTCATATAGTTAAATTTGAAAcactaagaaaaaaatatataaatttacaatCCATTCAATAAACCTAAAGACCccaaaagataaaaattaaattaataactttATAAGTATAAATCGACAGTGTCATGTCACTAATATGTTTTTCATTGAACGATGCTATGCAAATCATTATCACACAAACGAATCTTGAAACTAAATTTAATTGTCGTGATATGTAAAATTGATATTCGTTAGTGTTTTGTTAAGATACGTAGCTTCCAAAATATGGGATAACTAacaaaataatcatataaatttatACTCACTTAACACGTCTTACGGATAATGAAAAGGATCGTTTAAcagaaaaataactttttttttatatataattgactctattttatatgaataaatgcataaaaatttataagaatttaactctatttattttttttataattttattaaatttatgtaaaaaatattaatattataagaatttatataatataagataacttgaaaaacaaaataatcacATCAAATTTATACACACTATTACCACATGTCTTAATTTGATGAAAAGGACCAATCACATTAAAAACAACCTTTTTACATGTGGTACCCTCTTATCACCGGTGTTTCAtgtcataattaaaatttcttgtaaaattctcaaaaatttACAAGTCTcgtattgataaaaaaaatgactatttataatagcgGAAATTTctattgaaaatttataaaaaaaatttaaaaataattaaaatataaagttaacTCTTAAATGATAGAATTTGGGTCTATAGCCTTTTTGAAAGtccttcattttaatttttttttttaaaaaaaaatttattgtggGTCTCCAACAAATGTCATAAGTATAAGTTAAATACTTTT
This sequence is a window from Manihot esculenta cultivar AM560-2 chromosome 4, M.esculenta_v8, whole genome shotgun sequence. Protein-coding genes within it:
- the LOC110613261 gene encoding cytochrome P450 714C2, which encodes MNPATQLGCKFLSMLQSMMFLLWSFLVICLCYVAWLKHESYKTNKLFREQGIKGPPPSLLLGNIPEMERMVSQNSETPQIDGPLIVLPYLKHWTKNYGKLFKFAVGGIQLLYVNNLSIVREINLFTSCELGKPAYLQNDRGVLLGKGLNTANGDVWYHQRKTIAPQLYMHKVKNMVNLMVESGSMLVKAWEKIIDRESEGGIIDIVVDEHVRIFTTYIASKIIFGSDHHKGIKVFPECHELLKAMGETTTLGIPLLRYV